Proteins from a genomic interval of Lemur catta isolate mLemCat1 chromosome 17, mLemCat1.pri, whole genome shotgun sequence:
- the LOC123622808 gene encoding ankyrin repeat domain-containing protein 26-like encodes MESSRRRIWNQEPIRRMSTYPTIDDLSSVDTKDVSEPNLTNLTTASQQSRKNLEAKYATVRTGKGNVFEDKISDHPKEDVFECFPTTSGKVQGFLNPSFPPPEPQRKPSSGSLENCGLTKSSTLHLTSTQ; translated from the exons ATGGAGTCCTCCAGAAGAAGGATCTGGAATCAGGAGCCCATAAGAAG gaTGTCCACCTACCCAACTATTGATGATTTAAGCAGTGTCGATACCAAG gatgttTCTGAACCAAACTTAACAAACTTAACTACTGCTTCTCAGCAATCCAGGAAAAATT tagaagcaaaatatgctACTGTGAGAACAGGTAAGGGAAACGTGTTTGAGGACAAGATTTCTGATCATCCAAAGGAAGATGTGTTTGAATGCTTTCCCACAACATCaggcaaagtccagggctttttaAATCCTTCCTTTCCACCACCTGAGCCTCAGCGCAAACCTTCCTCCgggtcattggaaaactgtggtCTTACAAAG TCCTCCACCCTCCacttgaccagcacccagtga